The DNA region CGGCTGTTCGTCCCTGTGCGGACTGAAGGACACGGTCATTGTCAACGGCTCTCACGATCAGGTGACCGCCGCTCTCGGCTCGGGGATCACAGGCGCTGGGGCAGCCTCAGATGGTATGGGCAGCGTGGAATGTATCACCCCGGTGTTTTCGTCGGTCCCCGGGGAAAAAGCCTTTTATGCCAAGGGCTACTCGGTGGTCCCCTACGCTATAGACGGTCTTTACGCCTGCTATATACTGGCTTTTACCTGCGGCACGGCGGTCAAGTGGTTCCGCAACACTTTTGCTCCCGGCAGGACCTACGCCGAACTGTCCGGCAGCGTGGGTGACGAGCCCTCCGGGCTGGTGTGCATCCCACACTTCGGAGGCGCGGCTACTCCCTACATGGACGAGACCGCCAGGGCTATGTTTTACGGCGTGACCCTGGAAACGGACGCCAGCAGGCTCTACAGGTCTATCCTGGAAGGCGCCAACTACGAAATGCTGCTGAATCTGGAAGTGATGCGGGAATTCGGCGCCGAGCCGGAGGAGCTGACGGTCACAGGCGGCGGCTCCAAAAGCCCCGAGTGGCTGCAGATCAAGGCGGATATCCTGAACAAAAAGATCATATCCATCGACGTGGAAGAGGCGGGGACCGTGGGCACCCTCATGCTGGCCGGGACCGCCATAGGCGCCTTTGACAGCCTGCAGTCTGCCCGGGAGATCCTCATCAAGCCCAAGGCGGAATATCTGCCACGGCCGGATATGCACGAGAGGTATATGGAAACCTACGCGATATACAAGACCCTTTCCCTGGCTAAGCAGGGGATATGATAGCGGAGAAACGTCTTATGAAAAGGGACAGAGTATTGATCATGGTTTTGCTGGCAACGGTTTTGTTTGGCGGTTTTGTGATGTATGAAGAGCGGAACGGATACGCTTCGGACTATATCTTCTTCAAGTTTATGGATGACCCCGGAAACGTTTACTACGTTCACGGCAGGACTGCCGCGCAACTGATCGAAACGGAACAGATGTACAAAAACGCGGGGATCAGCCTCCCCGCCGGCAAAAGGCCCTCAAGAGCTTTTGCAAAATAAGCTATTTGCTTGGTCCGAAAGGCTCGTCGGGTTTTCCGGCATTAAGCATATTGCCCTCCGCCGTAACGGCGGGGGCAATTCTTTTTGGCGTGAATTCGGCGGGGGCTTATCCGTTTTTATCCGCAAAATCCGGGTGGTCGCCTCTGCCGCCGGCTATACGATAGCCTATGCTCTCGACCCTGCGTTTCAGGCAGGCATTGCATTCGGCCGCTTCCTCGCCTGTGCATATCTTGCCGTCATATATCATATATTTTTTCCGCACCTTCACGGGCGACAGATTGGGCATGAGGACGTTGGCGCCTGCCAGGATGCCTTTTTCTCTCCCCCGGGGGTCTGCGGTCCCCAGCGCCGTAGTGGCAGGCAAAAGCGCCTTGGGAAACAGCAGCCTCAATACGGACAGCAGCCTGAGAGTCCGGGACACGCTGCCGTCGGGTTCGCCGGCAAAGGGGGTGTCCTTGTGGGCGATAAAGGGGCCTATGCCTATCATATGGGGCCTGAGCTCCCGCATGAACTCTATGTCGTCATAAATGGCGTCTATGGTCTGAAAGGGGCTTCCCACCATAAAGCCGCAGCCTGTCTGAAAGCCGATATCCTTCAGGTCAAACAGGCACCTTTTTCTGTTGGCCAGGGACATGACTGCCGGATGCAGTCTGCCGTAATGCTCTTCGTTGGCTGTCTCGTGCCGCAGCAGATACCTGTCGGCGCCGGCGTCAAAATACCTTCGGTAGCTGTCCCGGGGCTTTTCGCCTATGGAAAGAGTCACGGCGCAGGAAGGGTGGGCCTGTTTGATCTTCTCCACTATGCCGCATATCCTGTCGTCGGTGAAGTAGGGGTCTTCTCCTCCCTGCAGGACAAAGGTCCCAAAGCCCAGCTCTGCGCCCATATCGCAGCAGGCGAGGATCTCTTCTTCGGTGAGCCTGTATCGCTCTGCCTTTGAGTTGCTCCGTCTGATGCCGCAGTAAAAGCAGTCGTTTTTGCAATAGTTGGTAAATTCCACAAGGCCCCGCAGGTAGATCTCTTTTCCAAAGGTCTGCTCTGCGGTCGCTCTCGCGGTCCGGAACAGATATTCTGCGTGTTCTGCGTCTTCGCTTTCCAACAGGAGCCGCAGCCCTTCCCGCGAGATGCTGTGTGTGTCCCGCAGAGTATCCGTCACAGCGTTAAACGTGTTGTCCAAAATAATATCCTTATCTTTCCTTCAGGCTGTCATAGACCTGCTTGAGGGGTACGTCATTTTCGTTGGCTATGCGCAGGCAGTCGTCGGCCTCGGGCTTCACGTTGGCCGTTTGGCCCCGAAACACGGTCTTCTTAGCCCTTACGCTGCCCCAGGGCGTGCACAGGCTGACGGTCTCCCTGTCCAGAGTGATGCGTTCTTTTTCGGCATAGCGCAGGCCTATGGTGGTGGAGTTGGCAAATATGATGGCGGCCGTTTCGTCCTTTTTGTCCACGGGACACAGCACCGTGACCGCCAGGCCCGGGCGTCCCTTTTTCATGATGACCGGAGCCGAATGCACCTCCAGAGCGCCGGCTGCCAGCAGTTTTTGCGACAGGTGGGGATAGAGCTCCGGGTTCATATCGTCGGTCTCAAAGCATATTTCCAGCACTCTGTCCGAGCCTTCTTCTGCTGCATACAGGACGGCCCGCAGATAATTGGGCTCTCCCATGTCCTTTTTGCCGCTGCCGCAGCCGGCAGACAGCAAGCGGCCCTTTGTCACCGGCTGCTGCGCGCCTTCCCCGAGAATGGCCGCCCCAGTGGGCGTGATGAGCTCAAAGCGGCGGGGCTCGCCGCCGTACAGCAGGCCCCGGGTCAGCTGGCAGACAGCGGGGGCGGGAAGGGGGATCACGCCGTGGGCGCACCGGACGGTGCCCGTAAAGGCCGGCAGGATGCCAAACCTGATTTCGTCTGCATGCAGCAACTCCCGGCACACCGCAAAGCCGCAGATGTCTATGATGCTGTCTATGGCGCCCACCTCGTGAAAGTGCACCTCTTCCGGCGCTTTGCCGTGGACCTTGCCTTCTGCGGCAGCCAGCCTGCCAAATACCGAAATGGCTGTGGCCTTGGCCCTGTCGGAGAGCGCCGACGCTGCTATTATCCCTTTGATGTCGCCAAAGCTTCTGTGCTCGTGCTCGTGGACCGTCTCTATATCGACGTCAGAGCAGTCTATTCCGTAGGTGTTCCTTCGCCCGAAGCGGATGGTGTATTTGTCGGAGAGCCCCAGGCTGTCCAGGGCCGCCGTCAGCAAAGCTATGTCGGCTCCCAGGTCCACCATGGCTCCCAGGACCATATCTCCGCTGATCCCCATGGGCATGTCAAAATATAGTATGTTCATCTGTATCTCCGGATGATAGATCAAATCAAAATTATTATACCATACGTCCCGCCGTCATTCAAGAATAAGCTGTCCGGATGTGGTATAATGTGAGGTGGAAGACCGTGAGGCTGTATATGAGAAACCAAAAGCTGGAGACTATTACCCTTTCCCGCCGCCCCTTCAGGGAAAAGGACATACTGGTGACGGCGCTGGCCAAGCACTCCGGGCGCCTGACCCTGCTGGCCCGGGGAGCGCAAAAGCCCGGAGGGGCTCTGGCGGGCGTGTCGGAGCCCTTTGTATATGCCCGGGTGATGATCGCCAGGCCCAAAGACATATCCGTGCTGGTATCTGCGGACATCCGTGAAAGCTTTACCGGTCTGAAGGCTGATCTGCCGGCCATAGGCGCCGCCTATCACATTGCCGCCCTTGCCGACAGGGCTTCCCTCCAGTGGGAGGATTCGGAGCGGCTGTTTC from Abditibacteriota bacterium includes:
- a CDS encoding carbohydrate kinase, coding for GCSSLCGLKDTVIVNGSHDQVTAALGSGITGAGAASDGMGSVECITPVFSSVPGEKAFYAKGYSVVPYAIDGLYACYILAFTCGTAVKWFRNTFAPGRTYAELSGSVGDEPSGLVCIPHFGGAATPYMDETARAMFYGVTLETDASRLYRSILEGANYEMLLNLEVMREFGAEPEELTVTGGGSKSPEWLQIKADILNKKIISIDVEEAGTVGTLMLAGTAIGAFDSLQSAREILIKPKAEYLPRPDMHERYMETYAIYKTLSLAKQGI
- the hydE gene encoding [FeFe] hydrogenase H-cluster radical SAM maturase HydE, which produces MILDNTFNAVTDTLRDTHSISREGLRLLLESEDAEHAEYLFRTARATAEQTFGKEIYLRGLVEFTNYCKNDCFYCGIRRSNSKAERYRLTEEEILACCDMGAELGFGTFVLQGGEDPYFTDDRICGIVEKIKQAHPSCAVTLSIGEKPRDSYRRYFDAGADRYLLRHETANEEHYGRLHPAVMSLANRKRCLFDLKDIGFQTGCGFMVGSPFQTIDAIYDDIEFMRELRPHMIGIGPFIAHKDTPFAGEPDGSVSRTLRLLSVLRLLFPKALLPATTALGTADPRGREKGILAGANVLMPNLSPVKVRKKYMIYDGKICTGEEAAECNACLKRRVESIGYRIAGGRGDHPDFADKNG
- the larC gene encoding nickel pincer cofactor biosynthesis protein LarC, which codes for MNILYFDMPMGISGDMVLGAMVDLGADIALLTAALDSLGLSDKYTIRFGRRNTYGIDCSDVDIETVHEHEHRSFGDIKGIIAASALSDRAKATAISVFGRLAAAEGKVHGKAPEEVHFHEVGAIDSIIDICGFAVCRELLHADEIRFGILPAFTGTVRCAHGVIPLPAPAVCQLTRGLLYGGEPRRFELITPTGAAILGEGAQQPVTKGRLLSAGCGSGKKDMGEPNYLRAVLYAAEEGSDRVLEICFETDDMNPELYPHLSQKLLAAGALEVHSAPVIMKKGRPGLAVTVLCPVDKKDETAAIIFANSTTIGLRYAEKERITLDRETVSLCTPWGSVRAKKTVFRGQTANVKPEADDCLRIANENDVPLKQVYDSLKER